Proteins encoded within one genomic window of Bradyrhizobium sp. CB1717:
- a CDS encoding ABC transporter substrate-binding protein, with amino-acid sequence MSNIDRRTLVKGSLAAMMAGAAFSRSAFAQSSEPILLGVSGPLTGPNAQYGTQWKQGFDLALDEIQAAGGINGRKLAYQFEDSQSDPRQSVAIAQKFVSNPAIVLELGDFSSPASMAASPIYQRAGLVQFGFTNSHPDFTKGGDFMWSTSVSQADEQPLLASYAVRRLKLKKLAVLHLNTDWGRTSRDYFVNAAKEYGAEIAVTEGYIAEERDFRSTLVRVRDANPDGLILISYYSDGALIARQARQVGLKQVICAASSVYSPKFLELGGEAVEDVHVGTRYFPEDPRPEVQKFISGFKRKYNGLEPDAFNAYAYDAMNMAAAVVRIGGTDRKAIREAFTKVKDVPSVIFGTATFDVATRRVKGAMNAELVVRKGQFALWDGKPT; translated from the coding sequence ATGAGCAACATCGATCGTCGTACCCTGGTCAAGGGCTCGCTCGCCGCCATGATGGCGGGGGCGGCCTTCTCGCGTAGCGCGTTTGCGCAATCCTCCGAGCCGATCCTGCTCGGCGTCAGCGGCCCCCTGACCGGGCCGAACGCGCAATATGGCACGCAGTGGAAGCAGGGTTTTGACCTCGCGCTCGACGAGATCCAGGCGGCCGGCGGCATCAATGGCCGCAAGCTCGCTTATCAATTCGAGGACAGCCAGAGCGATCCGCGCCAGTCGGTGGCGATCGCCCAAAAGTTCGTTTCCAATCCCGCCATCGTGCTGGAGCTCGGCGATTTTTCCAGCCCCGCGTCGATGGCGGCTTCGCCGATCTACCAGCGCGCGGGCCTCGTGCAGTTCGGTTTCACCAATTCGCATCCCGACTTCACCAAGGGTGGCGACTTCATGTGGAGCACGTCGGTCAGCCAGGCCGACGAGCAGCCGCTGCTGGCGTCCTACGCGGTGAGGCGCCTCAAGCTGAAGAAGCTCGCGGTGCTGCACCTCAACACCGATTGGGGCCGCACCAGCCGCGACTATTTCGTCAACGCCGCCAAAGAATACGGCGCGGAGATTGCGGTCACCGAAGGCTACATCGCGGAAGAGCGCGACTTCCGCTCCACGCTGGTGCGCGTACGCGATGCCAATCCCGACGGACTGATCCTGATCTCCTATTATTCGGACGGCGCATTGATCGCGCGCCAGGCGCGGCAGGTCGGATTGAAGCAGGTGATCTGCGCCGCCAGCTCGGTCTACTCGCCGAAATTTCTGGAGCTCGGCGGTGAGGCGGTCGAGGACGTTCACGTCGGCACGCGCTATTTTCCGGAAGACCCGCGGCCGGAAGTGCAGAAGTTCATTTCCGGCTTCAAGAGGAAGTACAACGGGCTGGAGCCCGACGCCTTCAACGCCTACGCCTACGACGCGATGAACATGGCGGCCGCGGTGGTGAGGATCGGCGGCACCGATCGCAAGGCGATCCGCGAGGCCTTCACCAAGGTGAAGGACGTCCCGAGCGTCATCTTTGGCACCGCGACGTTCGACGTCGCGACCCGACGCGTCAAAGGCGCCATGAACGCGGAGCTCGTCGTGCGCAAGGGCCAGTTCGCGCTCTGGGACGGCAAGCCGACCTGA